In one window of Denticeps clupeoides chromosome 2, fDenClu1.1, whole genome shotgun sequence DNA:
- the LOC114784600 gene encoding uncharacterized protein C10orf143 homolog, with translation MDCVSTPLQSKRRREEGTVWECEAKRARTGTNGCTQVGCGAVAEVAMVTWDTRHQQGFQNGPRRLPNDAGLPEGRGPGQQCVRCMAGESGHINHIMGY, from the exons ATGGATTGCGTTTCAACACCCCTCCAAAGTAAAAGACGCCGGGAAGAAGGGACTGTCTGGGAATGTGAAGCG AAAAGAGCGCGCACCGGGACCAACGGCTGCACGCAGGTTGGATGTGGCGCCGTTGCGGAAGTTGCCATGGTCACATGGGACACCCGGCATCAACAGGGCTTCCAGAATGGCCCCCGGCGCCTTCCCAATGACGCG GGTCTACCTGAAGGCCGGGGTCCCGGCCAGCAGTGCGTGAGATGCATGGCAGGGGAATCG GGGCACATTAACCACATCATGGGCTATTGA